One genomic segment of Aquipluma nitroreducens includes these proteins:
- a CDS encoding Ig-like domain-containing protein, with the protein MRRNLLLSKKIGVYLILLVALLVGAGSVNGATIISVRSGNWNATNTWNSGVVPTSTDIVIIRGGYTVTVNVTNATCSTLQIGGDPTNGNNYGTLAFATTGSPKLIVIGNVQVGGNGQTARTGTITFQSGATLDAASVTLGSNQAKPAAGIITMTNGGTLRTGSLEVNTVTGNTWTYGTGTVVLDTDNTLPATIFTTFYNLTTISGTTTTGANLTINGNLNVSDGSTFTLAGANRLTVAGTTTVGGGTSGTLNISGWSTTEIFTGLVTIKSGGTWNNSANLPVNFRGGITNNGTFSVGTGPQTFDTNAQALTGNINMTGAAVTVTGINLTNNGTLTLNSNFSGTGTLTNASTGTINSTAGLTISNLTNQGTLNASSNNLTPNTLVNTSTGILNISGTTYTNPTTLTNQGTINLTSTGTIGTPTASFTNTGTINLNGTGYITGITNNAGSTANFENTSQTIGTFNNATTTSTLNVNALVADNSFINILTAAVSGNTVTYGGVGNQTIKNTTYSNLKLLGSGTKTAGGAIAVNGTTAINGVTFNSGGFSSSLGILTMGSSSTIALGAGLHTITIANSSSASWTGTLSITGWTGTAGSSGTEGKIVVGVGGLTAAQLVNVSFSGYTTGAQILASGELVPKVSAPALAISGTTNHGSACVGTAAATIQYTITNTGSSTASGVTVNSNDAQFVVSNLSSTTIAGGGNATCDVTFTPNAIGPQSATITVASTTAGSNSPTNSLTGTGNPLPIAAVTPSPVDGVSDVCYSGVGAVNSASWAAVSGATSYDVYFGAGSLPGSVTSNVPTNSFTTGALSANTTYYWKVVPKNACGDATGASTWTFTTASSACLSYCAISATNSRPITRVIFDGINNTSSNVNTVTSSYEDFTSITANVQVGQIYSMTVEGNTWGISSNNNTYYYSVYFDWNQNGSFSDAGESFQVGTLNSSTGVDGQQTTANIAIPISAPLGNTRMRVIGQFGGYNTNFCAISDGTNSYGQAEDYTLNIMSACVTAPVAVCKDITVDLDASGNVIISGNQVNNGSTSPCGNTLSYTVSPSNFTCANLGSNTVTLTVKDDGNSKTATCTATVTVRDVTLPTIADCPANINIEVPFGNSGANVYWTAPTVTDNCGVTTFTSSHTSGDFFNLGSTTVTYTAKDNSLNTAACSFTVTVTMADCNPMGINASGQVDWISKVDIGSFSKTSGASNYSDYTSDVINLDGNTNQTVTLTPGVPASGFVEYWKVWIDLNKDGDYLDPGEELYNGNSVSALTSSFTIPDVTVNTTMRVAMKGIHTDDLTVPGGNVSSQYTDWPNGEDITKLVDNVVNQSNLSKYLTFHASGWVQYQFPLGEKYTVTKYSMTSANDFPERDPLTWNLQGSNDGSSWFTIDSRSNEDFPTRWLKKEYTFTNNIAYGYYRLNMTNNSGTILQLGEWELFEIDDTPYPEPCETFSFGEVEDYTVNIAPACVDGTLSLTSNTGTDAQTVCINTLITSITYAVGGGASGATVTGLPSGVTSSFNAGIVTISGSPGANSTYRITTSGTISPCAEASITGSITVNPLPSVSSATVSPSSVCGAGQVTFSATASSGSIKWYDALTGGNEISVLNPTISSNTTYYAEAISPQGCISAARTGVTATVKALPTVSSATVSPSSVCGAAQVTFSATASSGSIKWYDALTGGNEISLLNPTISSNTTYYAEAISPQGCISAARTGVTATVNTASIIILTSGMQNPTICSGTAISTTVYTFGGSATSASVSGLPNGLAYSVNTTNKTVTISGTPTATGTYTITTGGHTSPCIASSISGTVTVNSVLSVSADPTDITCIGNSNGIITATGSGGQSPYQFKLNSGTYASSNTFSGLAPDNYIVWVKDAIGCEGSTTVNVIQVVSPIDIQTPGDNSWIGYVYDGISFNTYAGYLLQPESFSTNFGGDNDATCIPLFSNGIQDRSILSATFSARFLMNSNKTGLYLVDLNSDDGIRLSLDGNIIFSDWTNHAPRLASDVLVPLSSSNLLALEYYENTGQNQVAYNNIREIQNNLTDYIDQTICEGDPLTAINGTLKLDNGNSLPTGITPSYKWYYQKNPSTQWVEISGANGDSYTPSNSIFEAGTYKVKRVVTITSSNNSGAAGTVTGRIESNEATINVNAKPIPGRFY; encoded by the coding sequence ATGAGAAGAAATTTACTTCTTTCCAAAAAAATAGGGGTTTACCTGATTTTGCTGGTAGCGCTGTTGGTGGGGGCTGGTAGCGTGAATGGGGCAACAATAATATCAGTACGTAGCGGAAATTGGAATGCAACTAATACTTGGAATAGTGGAGTTGTGCCTACATCTACGGATATAGTCATTATTAGAGGTGGCTATACAGTGACGGTGAATGTAACAAATGCAACTTGTTCAACTCTTCAAATTGGAGGTGATCCGACTAACGGGAACAATTACGGCACTCTTGCATTTGCTACGACAGGATCTCCAAAACTTATCGTAATTGGAAATGTTCAAGTCGGTGGAAATGGACAAACAGCTAGAACTGGGACTATTACCTTTCAAAGTGGGGCAACACTTGATGCCGCAAGCGTTACCCTTGGGAGTAATCAGGCTAAGCCTGCTGCTGGAATAATTACGATGACAAATGGCGGAACACTTAGAACTGGCAGTTTGGAGGTCAATACAGTTACTGGTAATACTTGGACATATGGTACTGGAACAGTTGTTTTGGATACAGATAATACCTTACCTGCCACAATATTTACAACATTTTATAATTTAACCACCATTAGCGGAACCACAACTACCGGAGCGAACCTGACTATTAACGGAAATTTAAATGTTAGTGACGGAAGTACCTTTACTTTGGCCGGCGCAAATCGTTTAACCGTAGCAGGAACCACCACCGTGGGTGGTGGCACAAGTGGAACCCTTAATATTAGTGGATGGAGTACAACTGAAATATTTACGGGACTTGTTACAATTAAATCAGGAGGTACATGGAATAACTCTGCCAATCTTCCGGTAAATTTCAGAGGAGGTATTACCAATAATGGAACATTTTCTGTGGGTACTGGTCCTCAAACATTTGATACAAATGCGCAAGCACTTACAGGAAACATAAATATGACCGGTGCAGCTGTTACTGTTACCGGAATTAATCTCACCAACAATGGAACTTTAACGCTGAATTCAAATTTTTCAGGTACGGGAACTTTAACCAATGCTTCTACGGGTACGATTAATAGTACTGCTGGCTTAACAATTTCGAACTTGACAAATCAAGGAACTTTAAATGCAAGCAGTAACAACTTAACCCCTAATACATTAGTAAACACAAGTACTGGAATTCTAAATATTAGCGGAACAACTTACACGAATCCTACAACTTTGACAAATCAAGGTACAATTAACCTAACTTCAACTGGGACTATTGGTACACCAACTGCAAGTTTCACCAATACAGGTACAATTAACCTGAATGGAACAGGATATATTACAGGAATTACCAACAATGCAGGAAGTACAGCTAATTTTGAAAATACATCACAAACTATTGGTACGTTTAATAATGCAACAACAACCAGCACATTGAATGTCAATGCTCTGGTTGCCGATAATAGTTTTATTAATATCCTCACAGCAGCCGTGTCTGGTAATACCGTAACGTATGGTGGAGTAGGAAATCAAACGATCAAGAATACAACTTACAGTAATCTGAAATTGTTGGGAAGTGGAACAAAAACTGCCGGTGGGGCAATTGCTGTCAACGGAACAACTGCAATAAATGGGGTTACATTTAACTCTGGTGGTTTTAGTTCGTCTTTAGGTATTCTTACAATGGGTTCAAGTTCAACGATTGCTTTGGGCGCAGGACTCCATACAATTACGATTGCCAATAGCAGTTCGGCTTCATGGACAGGGACATTATCAATCACTGGATGGACAGGAACGGCAGGCTCATCCGGTACTGAAGGGAAAATAGTTGTAGGGGTTGGTGGATTAACTGCCGCACAGTTAGTTAATGTTAGTTTTTCAGGATACACCACTGGGGCACAGATCCTAGCATCAGGCGAACTCGTACCTAAGGTATCTGCACCGGCTTTGGCAATTTCAGGCACAACTAATCATGGTTCTGCCTGTGTTGGAACAGCTGCAGCAACAATACAATATACAATTACCAATACAGGCTCATCAACTGCCAGTGGGGTCACGGTTAATTCCAATGATGCGCAGTTTGTGGTAAGTAACCTATCATCAACAACAATTGCCGGCGGTGGCAACGCAACATGTGATGTAACTTTTACACCTAATGCTATTGGTCCTCAAAGTGCTACCATCACGGTCGCAAGTACAACTGCTGGTAGCAACTCACCGACTAATTCATTAACTGGAACTGGAAACCCTTTACCAATAGCTGCTGTCACCCCCAGTCCTGTCGATGGTGTATCAGATGTTTGTTATTCTGGCGTGGGAGCCGTAAATTCTGCTTCCTGGGCGGCTGTATCAGGAGCTACCTCTTACGACGTTTATTTTGGCGCAGGAAGTTTGCCCGGTTCGGTTACATCAAATGTTCCCACAAATTCATTTACAACAGGCGCATTGTCGGCTAACACAACTTATTATTGGAAAGTAGTACCTAAAAATGCGTGTGGAGATGCGACAGGCGCAAGTACATGGACATTTACCACAGCCAGTTCGGCCTGCCTTAGTTATTGTGCTATCTCAGCCACTAATTCAAGACCTATTACTCGGGTAATATTTGATGGCATCAATAATACAAGCTCTAATGTAAACACAGTAACCTCATCTTATGAGGATTTTACTTCAATCACAGCAAATGTGCAAGTTGGACAAATATACAGCATGACAGTTGAAGGTAATACATGGGGAATTTCAAGTAATAACAATACGTATTATTATTCCGTCTATTTTGACTGGAACCAGAACGGCAGTTTTTCTGATGCCGGTGAATCATTCCAAGTTGGTACGCTCAATAGTTCCACTGGGGTTGATGGACAACAAACCACAGCAAATATTGCTATTCCAATCTCAGCACCTTTAGGTAATACAAGGATGCGCGTTATAGGTCAGTTTGGAGGATACAACACGAATTTCTGTGCGATTTCAGATGGAACAAATTCATATGGACAGGCAGAAGATTATACATTAAATATTATGTCAGCCTGTGTAACAGCGCCTGTTGCGGTTTGTAAGGATATTACTGTTGATTTGGATGCTAGTGGAAATGTTATAATATCTGGTAATCAAGTGAATAACGGCAGTACCTCACCTTGTGGAAATACCTTGTCATACACTGTTTCTCCAAGTAATTTCACTTGCGCAAATTTGGGAAGCAACACTGTTACCCTTACGGTAAAAGATGATGGCAACTCTAAAACCGCTACCTGCACAGCCACTGTGACAGTCAGGGATGTTACTTTACCAACCATCGCCGACTGTCCGGCAAACATAAATATAGAAGTACCCTTTGGCAATTCTGGTGCAAATGTGTACTGGACTGCACCCACTGTTACGGACAATTGCGGGGTAACAACCTTTACCAGTAGTCATACTTCGGGTGATTTTTTTAATTTAGGTTCAACAACTGTAACTTATACTGCTAAAGACAATTCGTTAAATACGGCGGCCTGCTCCTTTACGGTTACAGTTACAATGGCCGATTGTAATCCAATGGGGATTAATGCAAGTGGACAGGTCGATTGGATTTCGAAGGTGGATATAGGAAGCTTTTCCAAGACTTCAGGAGCTTCAAATTATTCGGATTACACCTCCGATGTTATTAACCTGGATGGGAATACAAATCAAACGGTTACGCTGACACCTGGTGTTCCTGCTTCGGGCTTTGTTGAGTATTGGAAAGTGTGGATTGATCTTAATAAGGATGGCGATTATTTAGACCCAGGAGAAGAATTGTATAATGGAAATTCTGTGAGTGCATTAACAAGCTCATTTACAATACCTGATGTAACTGTAAATACAACGATGCGAGTTGCAATGAAAGGTATTCATACCGATGATTTAACAGTTCCTGGTGGAAATGTTTCTTCTCAATATACAGATTGGCCTAATGGTGAGGATATTACTAAGCTGGTTGATAATGTAGTTAATCAATCAAACCTATCAAAATATTTGACTTTTCATGCATCAGGGTGGGTTCAGTATCAATTTCCACTTGGGGAAAAATATACTGTAACAAAATACTCAATGACTTCTGCAAATGATTTTCCTGAACGTGATCCTTTGACTTGGAACCTACAAGGTTCAAATGATGGTTCTAGTTGGTTTACAATTGATTCGAGATCTAATGAGGATTTTCCAACCAGATGGTTGAAAAAGGAATATACATTTACGAATAACATCGCATACGGATATTACCGGTTAAACATGACCAATAATTCAGGTACAATTCTACAATTAGGAGAATGGGAACTATTTGAGATTGACGACACACCTTATCCAGAACCATGTGAAACTTTCTCCTTTGGGGAAGTTGAGGATTATACGGTTAATATTGCCCCGGCCTGTGTAGATGGAACCTTGAGTTTAACTTCTAATACGGGAACCGACGCTCAAACAGTTTGTATTAATACGCTCATTACCTCTATAACTTATGCAGTTGGCGGCGGCGCTAGCGGAGCGACAGTAACCGGCTTACCCTCCGGAGTGACATCTTCATTTAATGCAGGTATAGTTACCATAAGTGGCAGCCCAGGAGCCAATAGTACCTATAGAATTACAACTTCAGGTACGATAAGTCCTTGCGCAGAGGCAAGTATTACAGGTTCCATTACGGTGAATCCGTTGCCATCTGTAAGTTCAGCAACAGTATCCCCATCATCGGTTTGTGGGGCAGGTCAGGTTACTTTTTCAGCAACAGCAAGCTCCGGATCAATAAAATGGTACGATGCTTTAACCGGTGGGAATGAGATTTCTGTACTTAATCCAACAATTAGTTCAAATACCACCTATTATGCGGAAGCGATAAGCCCTCAAGGATGTATATCTGCAGCCCGCACGGGGGTAACAGCAACTGTCAAGGCTTTACCGACGGTAAGTTCAGCAACAGTATCCCCATCATCGGTTTGTGGGGCAGCCCAGGTTACTTTTTCAGCAACAGCAAGCTCCGGATCAATAAAATGGTATGATGCTTTAACCGGTGGAAATGAGATTTCTTTACTTAATCCAACAATTAGTTCAAATACCACCTATTATGCGGAAGCGATAAGCCCTCAGGGATGTATATCTGCAGCCCGCACCGGGGTAACAGCAACTGTGAATACAGCATCAATTATAATTTTGACTAGTGGGATGCAAAATCCGACCATATGTTCGGGCACTGCAATCTCCACAACAGTTTATACCTTTGGTGGCAGTGCCACAAGCGCTAGTGTATCAGGCTTGCCCAATGGGCTGGCTTATTCTGTAAATACGACTAACAAGACCGTAACCATCAGTGGTACGCCAACAGCAACTGGAACTTATACCATAACCACGGGCGGTCATACATCACCTTGCATTGCCTCTTCAATTAGTGGAACGGTGACAGTAAATTCTGTCCTTTCGGTGTCTGCCGACCCTACAGATATTACTTGTATTGGTAATAGTAATGGTATAATTACAGCTACAGGAAGTGGGGGCCAATCGCCTTATCAATTTAAACTTAACTCAGGCACCTATGCGAGTTCAAATACCTTTAGCGGCCTTGCACCCGATAATTATATAGTTTGGGTAAAGGATGCCATTGGCTGTGAGGGCTCAACGACAGTCAATGTAATTCAGGTTGTATCTCCAATCGACATTCAAACCCCAGGTGACAATTCTTGGATAGGTTACGTCTATGATGGGATAAGCTTCAACACATATGCCGGATATCTTTTACAGCCAGAATCATTCAGCACAAATTTTGGAGGCGATAACGATGCTACCTGCATTCCTTTATTTTCAAATGGCATACAGGATCGATCAATCTTAAGCGCTACTTTTTCTGCGCGTTTCCTGATGAATTCTAATAAAACCGGATTGTATCTGGTCGATTTAAATAGCGATGATGGCATCCGTTTGTCGCTCGATGGTAATATCATTTTTAGTGACTGGACAAATCATGCACCAAGGTTAGCTTCCGATGTTCTGGTTCCTTTAAGTAGTTCAAATTTATTGGCGCTTGAATATTATGAAAACACTGGTCAGAATCAAGTTGCCTATAATAACATTCGGGAAATTCAAAATAATCTGACTGATTACATTGATCAAACAATTTGTGAAGGTGACCCACTTACTGCAATTAACGGAACGCTAAAGTTGGACAATGGTAATTCTCTGCCAACTGGTATAACGCCATCCTATAAATGGTATTATCAAAAGAACCCATCAACACAATGGGTGGAAATTTCGGGAGCAAATGGAGATTCTTATACGCCATCAAATTCCATTTTCGAAGCAGGCACATATAAAGTCAAACGAGTAGTTACAATAACAAGCTCCAATAATTCGGGGGCTGCTGGCACTGTAACTGGGAGGATTGAATCGAACGAGGCCACCATAAATGTAAACGCAAAACCAATACCAGGAAGATTTTATTAA
- a CDS encoding RNA-binding S4 domain-containing protein yields the protein METYELKGEEYIELIKLLKTMRISESGGQAKLMVEDGIVFRNGEPEFRKRAKLRAGDLIEVFEYKIHIK from the coding sequence ATGGAAACTTACGAATTAAAAGGTGAAGAATACATTGAACTGATCAAATTACTAAAAACAATGCGGATTAGTGAATCGGGTGGACAAGCTAAGCTGATGGTTGAAGACGGGATTGTTTTCCGGAATGGGGAACCTGAATTTCGGAAACGTGCCAAATTAAGGGCGGGTGATTTGATCGAGGTATTTGAATATAAAATCCACATCAAGTAA
- a CDS encoding MmcQ/YjbR family DNA-binding protein, whose product MNIEELREYCVSKPGVSEEFPFDEATLVFKVMGKMFALTNLDGDWSLALKCDPDRAIELREQYPAIQPGFHMSKVHWNTVAIDGSLHSKLILEMIDHSYDLVVAKLPGKTKLELAILKNKL is encoded by the coding sequence ATGAACATTGAAGAACTGAGGGAATATTGTGTTTCGAAACCCGGAGTTAGCGAAGAATTTCCGTTCGATGAAGCGACGTTAGTTTTTAAAGTCATGGGTAAGATGTTTGCATTAACCAATCTGGATGGTGATTGGTCTCTTGCATTAAAGTGTGATCCAGATCGGGCAATCGAACTCCGGGAACAGTATCCGGCTATTCAACCCGGTTTCCACATGAGCAAGGTACACTGGAACACCGTGGCGATAGACGGTTCTCTCCATTCAAAGCTGATTCTGGAAATGATCGACCACTCGTACGATTTGGTTGTTGCCAAGTTACCGGGAAAGACAAAACTGGAGTTGGCAATTTTGAAAAACAAACTGTAA
- a CDS encoding KUP/HAK/KT family potassium transporter — protein MPETKNHHSQLSKVTFAGLLITMGIVFGDIGTSPLYVVKAIISGADKFDQLLVYGALSLVFWTLTLQTTLKYVIITLRADNHGEGGIFALFALMKKKSTWAATLTMIGGSALLADGVITPSITVSSSIEGLRMINPQIPVIPVVLFIISALFFVQQFGTKFIGKSFGPIMVIWFGMLAVLGFTQIITYPEILNAVNPVYAFNFLTQYPKGFILLGAVFLCTTGAEALYSDLGHCGIKNIRISWIFVKLALLLNYFGQGAWLMNHPQPVEDLNPFYSIMPSWFLFPGILISTAAAVIASQALITGSYTLISEAVSMNFWPKIKVLHPTTIKGQVYIPFVNWLLWVSVCFVVLFFQESSNMEAAYGLSITITMMMTSLLLLHYLYQKNVHFTFLIILGVLFGSIETSFLIANLHKFANGGWFSIALACAFLLIMLGWFFGRRIKNRHISFSNINKYLHLFEDLSKDKTIPQIATNLVYIIKANELHQIESKIMYSIFNKQPKRAQTYWLLHVDTVGEPDTFSYEVNQFIPGTLIRIDFHLGFKIEPRINLYFKEVLKDLVASGEIKLNSSYESLKKHHFPADFLFVNLDRVMTQDYKLSPWETMIMGLHAFARLFSINDVKALGLDSSSVIEEKVPISVERPLNRKIQRVE, from the coding sequence ATGCCGGAGACGAAGAATCATCATTCACAATTAAGCAAAGTTACATTTGCAGGGCTGTTAATCACCATGGGAATTGTTTTTGGTGACATCGGAACCAGTCCACTGTATGTAGTAAAAGCAATCATTTCTGGTGCCGATAAATTTGACCAACTTCTGGTTTATGGAGCTTTATCGTTGGTGTTTTGGACCCTGACCCTTCAGACTACTCTTAAATATGTCATCATCACCTTGCGCGCCGACAACCACGGTGAAGGTGGAATTTTTGCCTTGTTTGCCCTGATGAAGAAAAAGTCGACTTGGGCCGCAACTTTAACCATGATTGGCGGGAGCGCTCTGCTGGCCGACGGTGTAATTACTCCATCCATTACGGTTTCGTCGTCGATCGAAGGGTTGCGAATGATAAACCCACAGATTCCGGTCATACCAGTCGTTCTTTTCATTATTTCAGCATTGTTCTTTGTCCAGCAATTCGGCACAAAATTTATCGGAAAATCGTTTGGCCCAATCATGGTCATTTGGTTCGGAATGCTTGCCGTACTTGGATTTACTCAAATCATCACTTATCCTGAAATTCTGAATGCAGTGAACCCTGTTTATGCATTCAATTTTCTGACCCAATATCCGAAGGGATTTATTCTGCTTGGAGCGGTGTTTCTGTGTACCACCGGAGCCGAGGCATTGTATTCTGATCTGGGTCATTGCGGAATCAAAAACATCCGGATTTCGTGGATCTTTGTAAAACTTGCATTATTGCTCAACTATTTTGGGCAAGGAGCGTGGTTGATGAACCATCCACAACCGGTCGAAGATTTGAATCCGTTTTACTCCATCATGCCCAGTTGGTTTCTTTTCCCCGGAATACTCATCTCGACTGCTGCTGCGGTAATTGCCAGTCAGGCTTTGATCACCGGATCGTATACGCTCATCAGCGAGGCCGTTTCTATGAATTTCTGGCCTAAAATAAAAGTATTGCACCCAACAACAATCAAGGGTCAGGTTTATATTCCTTTTGTTAACTGGCTGTTGTGGGTCTCGGTTTGTTTTGTTGTTCTGTTCTTTCAGGAGTCATCGAATATGGAAGCAGCATATGGATTGTCAATTACCATCACCATGATGATGACTTCGTTGCTATTGCTTCATTACCTCTACCAAAAAAATGTCCATTTTACTTTTTTAATCATACTTGGGGTTCTTTTTGGCTCAATCGAGACTTCATTTCTGATCGCCAATCTGCATAAATTCGCCAATGGCGGATGGTTTTCAATTGCTTTAGCTTGTGCCTTTTTGCTCATCATGCTCGGATGGTTTTTCGGGCGCAGGATCAAGAACCGACACATCAGTTTCTCAAACATCAATAAATACCTGCATTTATTCGAAGATTTAAGCAAGGATAAAACAATTCCACAAATAGCTACCAACCTGGTTTACATCATCAAGGCCAACGAACTTCACCAGATCGAATCCAAAATCATGTATTCGATCTTCAATAAACAGCCCAAACGTGCTCAAACCTACTGGTTACTTCATGTTGACACAGTTGGCGAACCCGATACTTTTAGCTATGAAGTTAACCAGTTTATTCCCGGCACATTGATTCGGATCGATTTTCATCTTGGATTTAAGATCGAACCGCGAATTAATCTATATTTTAAAGAAGTACTGAAAGACTTGGTTGCCAGTGGCGAAATAAAACTAAACAGTTCATACGAATCACTAAAAAAGCATCATTTCCCAGCCGACTTTCTTTTTGTAAATCTCGATCGGGTCATGACTCAGGATTACAAATTATCTCCATGGGAAACCATGATAATGGGACTGCATGCATTCGCCAGACTGTTCAGCATCAACGATGTAAAGGCTCTTGGATTGGATTCGAGCAGTGTGATTGAAGAAAAAGTTCCAATTTCAGTAGAGCGTCCGCTGAACCGCAAAATACAACGGGTAGAGTAA
- a CDS encoding lipoprotein N-acyltransferase Lnb domain-containing protein gives MQIRYFFLIVLSLLIFQSKVSAQQLSPEATVSILTCDPGTDVGEWYGHSAIRIADPTLNLDAVFNYGLFSFETPNFMYRFAKGQTDYAMGGERFKSWLPQYDEEKRSVYEQVLNLTTEGKNKLFQALLENAKPENRVYRYNFFMDNCATRVRDMIERNAGEPIQFTDNHPTESYRDLIKKFHHSFRWFDLGIDLLVGKKADQPVSAYGQMFLPDYLKDQFAKAEITVDGKPQPLVLETRTLREYPNSKLNSDWPWPAIVFGILFLIIAAFSVRSFLQKKRIDWLDYWLLGLSGFAGLIIGWFTLYSEHPAMSPNYNLLWAFPLNLFFAGLWAVKKWRPQARYYFWLSGALLILSFVAGQQFNPAVYFLILILLVRVVVNLIPEKK, from the coding sequence ATGCAAATTCGTTATTTTTTCCTGATCGTACTTTCATTGCTGATTTTTCAGTCCAAAGTTAGTGCACAACAACTAAGTCCGGAAGCAACGGTTAGTATTTTGACTTGCGATCCGGGTACCGATGTGGGCGAGTGGTATGGACACTCTGCCATTCGCATTGCCGATCCAACTTTGAATCTGGATGCTGTGTTCAATTACGGTCTTTTCAGTTTCGAGACACCAAATTTTATGTATCGCTTTGCCAAAGGCCAGACGGATTATGCCATGGGAGGAGAACGGTTTAAAAGCTGGTTGCCACAGTACGACGAAGAAAAGCGTAGTGTGTACGAACAGGTGCTCAACCTTACCACGGAAGGGAAGAACAAACTTTTTCAGGCATTGCTCGAAAATGCTAAACCCGAAAACCGGGTGTACCGATACAATTTCTTTATGGACAATTGTGCGACCCGTGTTCGCGACATGATTGAACGTAACGCCGGAGAGCCAATTCAATTTACCGATAACCATCCTACAGAAAGCTACCGTGACCTGATCAAAAAATTTCATCATTCGTTTCGTTGGTTCGATCTGGGCATCGACCTTTTGGTCGGCAAAAAGGCAGATCAGCCGGTTTCGGCATATGGTCAAATGTTTTTGCCCGATTACCTGAAAGATCAGTTTGCCAAAGCTGAAATTACGGTCGATGGAAAACCTCAACCGTTGGTTCTTGAAACCCGTACTTTACGTGAATATCCGAATTCTAAACTCAATTCTGATTGGCCTTGGCCTGCTATCGTTTTCGGTATTTTGTTCCTGATTATTGCTGCATTTTCGGTTCGTAGCTTTCTTCAGAAAAAGAGAATTGACTGGCTGGATTATTGGTTGCTTGGATTGAGCGGGTTTGCCGGACTAATCATTGGCTGGTTCACTTTATATTCGGAGCATCCGGCGATGAGCCCGAATTACAATTTGTTGTGGGCATTTCCGCTGAACCTGTTTTTTGCCGGATTGTGGGCTGTTAAGAAATGGAGACCCCAGGCACGCTACTATTTCTGGCTATCCGGAGCTCTATTAATTCTTTCGTTTGTGGCTGGGCAACAATTTAATCCGGCAGTTTACTTTTTGATTTTGATTTTGTTGGTTCGGGTTGTAGTGAATCTGATTCCGGAGAAAAAGTAG